From the genome of Acropora palmata chromosome 4, jaAcrPala1.3, whole genome shotgun sequence, one region includes:
- the LOC141879213 gene encoding uncharacterized protein LOC141879213 isoform X1, producing the protein MKQLASLLFVWSLCCFQENLVESTNAKCASNKLTVQWSNGTIKECLHCEKCQPGRGLYPHKCGDTVIFPVKIECKKCDSGKTFSDKYDSGSCKLCHLCAEFESVTKICTPSSDTECNKTCNHGYFFSKPQQVCKMCSYCCLDGKDEKQPQCINQGLTAVNQYCSPRPDRTCNPSTPTGSVISPESWSSTKHGKIALILSCLGIGILFGVFLLYCLWKKNRSRHENTENGLYITAARDPSEVPNNPAQPFQTDNAFDDQLQSGVVVYENPNHFREHQGTTVGDRGGAATRFLTNKNSDPEYCQSWPLKEVTIKRSPNSPEVQAGSRVEFRCVGNGCHQVLYRWFQDGQELPGENNSTLILNPLKMQDFGSYRCEVRSDKRDDERCVESELDVTPAEGESYKTLTEVFQSSIDLRTKVAILLRMKVEGIAGYKHVASHYEMDIDVLEQCENPGEGVITNLAAKYPDLAVYHFCKVLKDKKIRRLDIVDKLKNYLI; encoded by the exons AATTTGGTCGAGAGTACAAACGCCAAGTGTGCATCAAACAAACTGACAGTCCAGTGGTCCAATGGTACCATTAAAGAATGTTTGCATTGCGAGAAGTGTCAACCTGGCCGTGGATTGTATCCACACAAATGCGGTGATACTGTCATATTTCCAGTAAAGATTGAGTGCAAAAAATGTGACAGTGGAAAGACATTTTCAGATAAATATGATTCTGGCAGCTGCAAGCTCTGCCATTTGTGTGCAGAGTTTGAGAGTGTAACAAAAATTTGCACCCCCAGCTCAgacactgaatgcaataagACTTGCAACCATGGTTATTTCTTTAGCAAGCCACAGCAggtttgcaaaatgtgttcttacTGCTGTTTGGATGGCAAAGATGAGAAACAACCACAATGCATTAACCAGGGATTGACAGCTGTAAATCAATATTGCAGTCCCAGACCAGACCGTACATGTAACCCAAGTACTCCAACAGGTTCAGTGATATCTCCTGAGTCATGGAGTTCAACTAAGCATGGTAAAATTGCGTTGATATTGTCATGCTTGGGAATTGGCATATTGTTTGGAGTCTTTCTCCTCTATTGTTTATGGAAGAAGAACAGGAGTAGACatgaaaatacagaaaatGGACTTTATATAACAGCTGCACGTGATCCAAGTGAAG TTCCCAATAATCCAGCACAACCTTTTCAGACTGATAATGCATTTGATGATCAGCTGCAATCTGGAGTTGTTGTTTATGAAAACCCAAATCATTTCAGGGAACACCAAGGCACAACTGTGGGAGACAGGG GTGGCGCTGCAACGCGTTTTTTGACGAACAAGAACAGTGACCCTGAATACT GTCAGTCTTGGCCTCTAAAAGAGGTAACCATCAAGCGGTCTCCAAACAGTCCAGAAGTACAGGCTGGTTCAAGAGTGGAATTTCGGTGCGTAGGGAATGGATGTCACCAAGTGCTTTATCGGTGGTTTCAAGATGGGCAAGAGTTACCCGGAGAGAACAATTCTACCCTTATCCTGAATCCACTCAAAATGCAGGACTTTGGCTCCTATAGATGTGAAGTGAGAAGTGACAAACGCGATGATGAACGTTGCGTGGAATCGGAGCTCGACGTCACACCTGCTGAAGGAGAAA gCTACAAAACGCTAACAGAGGTTTTTCAAAGTTCTATAGATTTAAGGACTAAAGTTGCAATTCTACTACGGATGAAGGTGGAGGGCATTGCTGGATACAAACACGTTGCATCCCACTACGAGATGGATATTGATGTTCTTGAGCAATGTGAAAATCCAGGAGAAGGCGTAATTACCAATCTTGCAGCAAAGTATCCAGACTTAGCTGTCTACCACTTCTGCAAGGTACtcaaggacaaaaaaataagacGGCTTGATATTGTagataaattgaaaaactaTCTTATCTGA
- the LOC141879213 gene encoding uncharacterized protein LOC141879213 isoform X2 — protein sequence MKQLASLLFVWSLCCFQENLVESTNAKCASNKLTVQWSNGTIKECLHCEKCQPGRGLYPHKCGDTVIFPVKIECKKCDSGKTFSDKYDSGSCKLCHLCAEFESVTKICTPSSDTECNKTCNHGYFFSKPQQVCKMCSYCCLDGKDEKQPQCINQGLTAVNQYCSPRPDRTCNPSTPTGSVISPESWSSTKHGKIALILSCLGIGILFGVFLLYCLWKKNRSRHENTENGLYITAARDPSEVPNNPAQPFQTDNAFDDQLQSGVVVYENPNHFREHQGTTVGDRGQSWPLKEVTIKRSPNSPEVQAGSRVEFRCVGNGCHQVLYRWFQDGQELPGENNSTLILNPLKMQDFGSYRCEVRSDKRDDERCVESELDVTPAEGESYKTLTEVFQSSIDLRTKVAILLRMKVEGIAGYKHVASHYEMDIDVLEQCENPGEGVITNLAAKYPDLAVYHFCKVLKDKKIRRLDIVDKLKNYLI from the exons AATTTGGTCGAGAGTACAAACGCCAAGTGTGCATCAAACAAACTGACAGTCCAGTGGTCCAATGGTACCATTAAAGAATGTTTGCATTGCGAGAAGTGTCAACCTGGCCGTGGATTGTATCCACACAAATGCGGTGATACTGTCATATTTCCAGTAAAGATTGAGTGCAAAAAATGTGACAGTGGAAAGACATTTTCAGATAAATATGATTCTGGCAGCTGCAAGCTCTGCCATTTGTGTGCAGAGTTTGAGAGTGTAACAAAAATTTGCACCCCCAGCTCAgacactgaatgcaataagACTTGCAACCATGGTTATTTCTTTAGCAAGCCACAGCAggtttgcaaaatgtgttcttacTGCTGTTTGGATGGCAAAGATGAGAAACAACCACAATGCATTAACCAGGGATTGACAGCTGTAAATCAATATTGCAGTCCCAGACCAGACCGTACATGTAACCCAAGTACTCCAACAGGTTCAGTGATATCTCCTGAGTCATGGAGTTCAACTAAGCATGGTAAAATTGCGTTGATATTGTCATGCTTGGGAATTGGCATATTGTTTGGAGTCTTTCTCCTCTATTGTTTATGGAAGAAGAACAGGAGTAGACatgaaaatacagaaaatGGACTTTATATAACAGCTGCACGTGATCCAAGTGAAG TTCCCAATAATCCAGCACAACCTTTTCAGACTGATAATGCATTTGATGATCAGCTGCAATCTGGAGTTGTTGTTTATGAAAACCCAAATCATTTCAGGGAACACCAAGGCACAACTGTGGGAGACAGGG GTCAGTCTTGGCCTCTAAAAGAGGTAACCATCAAGCGGTCTCCAAACAGTCCAGAAGTACAGGCTGGTTCAAGAGTGGAATTTCGGTGCGTAGGGAATGGATGTCACCAAGTGCTTTATCGGTGGTTTCAAGATGGGCAAGAGTTACCCGGAGAGAACAATTCTACCCTTATCCTGAATCCACTCAAAATGCAGGACTTTGGCTCCTATAGATGTGAAGTGAGAAGTGACAAACGCGATGATGAACGTTGCGTGGAATCGGAGCTCGACGTCACACCTGCTGAAGGAGAAA gCTACAAAACGCTAACAGAGGTTTTTCAAAGTTCTATAGATTTAAGGACTAAAGTTGCAATTCTACTACGGATGAAGGTGGAGGGCATTGCTGGATACAAACACGTTGCATCCCACTACGAGATGGATATTGATGTTCTTGAGCAATGTGAAAATCCAGGAGAAGGCGTAATTACCAATCTTGCAGCAAAGTATCCAGACTTAGCTGTCTACCACTTCTGCAAGGTACtcaaggacaaaaaaataagacGGCTTGATATTGTagataaattgaaaaactaTCTTATCTGA